The following coding sequences are from one Lolium rigidum isolate FL_2022 chromosome 6, APGP_CSIRO_Lrig_0.1, whole genome shotgun sequence window:
- the LOC124661559 gene encoding uncharacterized protein LOC124661559 yields the protein MAKPQQEVYFVFMNLDPVYERLRADRSVYQGSATLDAYLSQKHDKLLAKLLPPDTYCKKSSLAIVDGFAVEITDAQATVLRSAKEVRVVEKNQELA from the exons ATGGCGAAGCCGCAGCAGGAGGTGTACTTCGTGTTCATGAACTTGGACCCCGTCTACGAgcgcctaagagccgatcggtctGTATAT CAGGGATCGGCAACGCTGGACGCGTACCTGAGCCAGAAGCACGATAAGCTGCTCGCCAAGCTCCTCCCGCCGGACACCTACTGCAAGAAGTCCTCGCTCGCCATCGTCGATGGGTTCGCCGTCGAGATCACCGACGCTCAG GCGACCGTGCTGAGGTCCGCAAAGGAGGTGAGGGTGGTGGAGAAGAACCAGGAGCTTGCCTGA